From a single Streptomyces liliifuscus genomic region:
- a CDS encoding DUF4233 domain-containing protein, protein MRTLCASTLIGEFFVIGFAGLVAMKDPDLSMATVWTVSGVAMVLCLLLCGMITRPGGVQLGWALQVVLIASGFVVPTMFFLGAVFAALWWASVHFGRKVEEAKARFAAQAETGGNTA, encoded by the coding sequence GTGCGTACGCTCTGTGCTTCGACGCTGATCGGTGAGTTCTTCGTCATCGGTTTCGCGGGGCTCGTCGCGATGAAGGATCCCGATCTGTCCATGGCCACGGTCTGGACGGTGAGTGGGGTCGCGATGGTGTTGTGCCTGTTGCTCTGCGGGATGATCACGCGGCCGGGGGGTGTCCAGCTGGGGTGGGCGCTGCAGGTCGTGCTGATCGCCAGCGGGTTCGTCGTGCCGACCATGTTCTTCCTCGGTGCCGTCTTCGCCGCCCTGTGGTGGGCCTCGGTCCACTTCGGCCGCAAGGTGGAGGAGGCGAAGGCGCGGTTCGCCGCGCAGGCCGAGACCGGGGGTAACACGGCGTAG
- the ndk gene encoding nucleoside-diphosphate kinase: MSQRTLVLLKPDAVRRGLTGEIISRIERKAGWEITALELRTLDQDTLEQHYGEHKGKPFYEPLVAFMASGPVVALVVEGERVIEGVRALAGPTDPIAAAPGSIRGDFGVIVRENLIHASDSEESAERELKIFFPGLA, from the coding sequence GTGAGCCAGCGCACCCTCGTCCTTCTCAAGCCCGACGCGGTCCGTCGCGGCCTGACCGGCGAGATCATCAGCCGCATCGAGCGCAAGGCCGGCTGGGAGATCACCGCGCTGGAGCTGCGCACGCTGGACCAGGACACGCTGGAGCAGCACTACGGCGAGCACAAGGGCAAGCCCTTCTACGAGCCCCTGGTCGCCTTCATGGCCTCCGGCCCGGTCGTGGCGCTGGTCGTCGAGGGCGAGCGCGTCATCGAGGGCGTACGGGCACTCGCGGGCCCGACCGACCCGATCGCCGCCGCCCCCGGCTCCATCCGTGGCGACTTCGGTGTCATCGTCCGGGAGAACCTGATCCACGCCTCCGACTCCGAGGAGTCCGCCGAGCGAGAGCTGAAGATCTTCTTCCCGGGCCTCGCCTGA
- a CDS encoding rod shape-determining protein: protein MSFIGRDMAVDLGTANTLVYVRGRGIVLNEPSVVAINTNTGGILAVGAEAKKMIGRTPGNIVAVRPLKDGVIADFEITERMLRYFILKIHKRRYLARPRVVVCVPSGITGVERRAVIEASSQAGARQVHIIEEPMAAAIGSGLPVHEATGNMVVDIGGGTTEVAVISLGGIVTAQSIRVAGDELDNAIIQHIKKEYSLLLGERTAEQIKITIGSAYDLDNDEHTEIRGRDLVSGLPKTVVISAAEVRKAIEEPVNAIVDAVKTTLDKCPPELSGDVMDRGIVLTGGGALLRGLDERLRRETGMPIHIAEDPLDSVALGSGKCVEEFEALQQVLDAQPRR, encoded by the coding sequence ATGTCGTTCATCGGCCGTGACATGGCTGTCGACCTCGGGACCGCCAACACGCTGGTGTACGTCAGGGGTCGCGGGATCGTACTCAACGAGCCGTCCGTCGTCGCGATCAACACCAACACCGGTGGCATCCTCGCGGTCGGCGCGGAAGCGAAGAAGATGATCGGGCGGACGCCGGGCAACATCGTTGCCGTGCGCCCGCTGAAGGACGGTGTCATCGCCGACTTCGAGATCACCGAGCGCATGCTCCGCTACTTCATCCTGAAGATCCACAAGCGGCGCTATCTCGCCCGTCCTCGCGTCGTCGTCTGTGTGCCCTCGGGCATCACGGGCGTCGAGCGCCGTGCCGTCATCGAGGCGTCGTCCCAGGCCGGCGCCCGCCAGGTGCACATCATCGAGGAGCCCATGGCCGCGGCCATCGGCTCCGGCCTGCCGGTCCACGAGGCCACGGGCAACATGGTGGTGGACATCGGCGGCGGCACCACGGAGGTCGCGGTCATCTCGCTCGGCGGAATCGTCACGGCACAGTCCATCCGTGTCGCCGGCGACGAGCTGGACAACGCGATCATCCAGCACATCAAGAAGGAGTACTCGCTCCTTCTCGGTGAGCGGACGGCCGAGCAGATCAAGATCACGATCGGTTCCGCGTACGACCTCGACAATGACGAACACACCGAAATCCGCGGCCGGGACCTGGTCTCCGGCCTCCCGAAGACCGTAGTCATCTCGGCCGCCGAAGTCCGCAAGGCGATCGAGGAGCCCGTCAACGCCATCGTGGACGCGGTCAAGACCACCCTCGACAAGTGCCCGCCGGAGCTGTCCGGCGACGTCATGGACCGCGGGATCGTGCTCACCGGTGGTGGCGCCCTGCTGCGCGGTCTCGACGAGCGGCTGCGTCGCGAGACCGGCATGCCGATCCATATCGCGGAGGATCCGCTCGACAGCGTGGCGCTCGGCTCCGGCAAGTGCGTCGAGGAGTTCGAGGCGCTCCAGCAGGTTCTGGACGCCCAGCCGCGCAGATGA
- the mreC gene encoding rod shape-determining protein MreC, with product MRDTRESRLLLVLLIAIAFALITVDIRGGKDSPVDGARQAAATVFGPIEDGVSSAVDPVGNAIEAVKGSGGRHDRIAQLERDNAALKAKLGSDDRNRSRLKQLDKVLKTAGAGQYGIKGAEVIAIGAAQGFSWTVTIDVGANDGIKRDMTVLNGDGLVGRVTTVGPSTATVLLANDPDFTVGTRMEATDELGFASGQGDRPLRVELLNGKAKIRKGDRLVTFGSQADRPFVPGVPVGIVSRVDPSGGDLTRTLYVTPYVSFTKLDIVGVVVQAPRKDPRDDVLPPKPEPTPTPTVTVTVTPSANAPADGLQQEQ from the coding sequence GTGAGGGACACACGAGAGAGCCGGCTGCTCTTGGTGCTGCTGATCGCCATCGCGTTCGCTTTGATCACGGTGGACATCCGCGGTGGCAAGGATTCGCCGGTCGACGGTGCCCGGCAGGCCGCCGCCACGGTCTTCGGCCCGATCGAGGACGGGGTGTCCTCCGCGGTCGACCCCGTCGGCAACGCGATCGAGGCCGTGAAGGGATCCGGCGGCCGCCACGACCGCATCGCCCAACTGGAGCGCGACAACGCCGCGTTGAAGGCGAAGCTGGGCAGCGACGACCGTAACCGCAGCCGCCTCAAACAGCTCGACAAGGTCCTCAAGACGGCCGGCGCCGGGCAGTACGGCATCAAGGGCGCCGAGGTCATCGCCATAGGAGCGGCCCAGGGCTTCTCCTGGACCGTGACCATCGACGTCGGCGCGAACGACGGCATCAAGCGCGACATGACCGTCCTGAACGGAGACGGGCTGGTCGGGCGCGTCACCACCGTGGGGCCCAGCACCGCCACCGTGCTGCTCGCCAACGACCCCGACTTCACGGTCGGCACGCGCATGGAGGCCACCGACGAGCTGGGCTTCGCCTCCGGCCAGGGGGACCGCCCGCTGCGCGTGGAGCTGCTCAACGGCAAGGCCAAGATCAGGAAGGGTGACCGGCTGGTCACCTTCGGATCCCAGGCCGACCGGCCGTTCGTGCCCGGTGTCCCCGTCGGCATCGTGTCCCGCGTCGACCCCTCCGGCGGCGACCTGACCCGCACGCTCTACGTCACGCCGTACGTGTCCTTCACCAAGCTCGACATCGTCGGCGTCGTCGTCCAGGCCCCGCGCAAGGACCCACGTGACGACGTGCTGCCGCCCAAACCGGAGCCAACGCCCACGCCGACCGTGACCGTGACGGTCACGCCCTCGGCGAACGCGCCCGCCGACGGTCTGCAGCAAGAGCAGTAG
- the mreD gene encoding rod shape-determining protein MreD, whose product MRFNRMLLSTTLVVVALVIQVSVLARLHLPGAVPDLLLLTVLGLALVYGHVGGALIGFGAGLLADLAPPADHAAGRYALVLCVIGYLAGLAKPENGQLKSATGPMAVVVAAAVGSTLLYAGVGALVGDTAARHVGLSSLLFTAALYDLLLAPFVVPGIMALARRAENDPLAEAGGGGGSGKKPDVTAGWLSSGTGLSIGSQRGGLRVKAARARVARAGRIKGVKRL is encoded by the coding sequence ATGCGCTTCAACCGAATGCTGCTCTCCACCACCCTCGTGGTCGTCGCCCTGGTGATCCAGGTGAGCGTCCTGGCCCGGCTCCACCTGCCGGGCGCCGTCCCCGATCTGCTGCTGCTCACCGTCCTCGGCCTCGCCCTGGTCTACGGCCATGTCGGCGGCGCCCTCATCGGCTTCGGTGCGGGCCTGCTCGCCGACCTGGCCCCGCCCGCCGACCACGCCGCCGGGCGCTACGCCCTCGTGCTGTGTGTCATCGGCTACCTCGCCGGACTCGCCAAGCCCGAGAACGGCCAGCTCAAGTCAGCGACCGGCCCGATGGCCGTGGTCGTCGCCGCCGCGGTCGGATCCACGCTCCTGTACGCGGGAGTGGGCGCCCTCGTCGGCGACACCGCCGCCCGCCATGTGGGCCTGAGCAGCCTGCTGTTCACGGCTGCCCTGTACGACCTGCTGCTCGCCCCGTTCGTCGTACCCGGGATCATGGCCCTGGCCCGGCGCGCCGAGAACGACCCGCTCGCCGAAGCCGGTGGCGGCGGCGGTTCCGGCAAGAAACCCGACGTCACCGCGGGCTGGCTGTCCTCCGGCACGGGTCTGAGCATCGGCAGCCAGCGCGGCGGCCTGAGAGTCAAGGCGGCCAGGGCGCGCGTCGCGCGTGCGGGACGCATCAAGGGGGTCAAGCGGCTGTGA
- the mrdA gene encoding penicillin-binding protein 2 — MTNIPETGRTPRVQIRLVVIQILVLSLLGTLGGRLWYLQIRNGDEYAKEASGNHVQQVVSPAVRGSILDARGVPIADNETRLVVSASRTELLKMKDDGDAVLTKLARVLGMKAKDVMDKVRLCDSKTPQPCWNGSPYQPIPITDEATAKQALQIRERAEDFPGITAEPQAVRRYAAPGEANTAQVLGYLSPVTDEEITKAKDTDSPYLRSDQVGRSGLEREYDKELRGKAGVTRYEVDNLGRVIGQAKSDEAEPGANVVTSIDSRVQRVAEYELNEAMKDARDEFDDNTGENYKADSGAVVVMEAKTGRVVAMASNPSYDPNAWVGGISGKDYAKLTGKGSNYPLLNRAIQGQSAPGSVFKVIPTAAAVNAGYSFDGPYECSSSYSIGGQVFKNFESKGYGPISLGRALEVSCDTVFYRLSHEEWKRDGGIKPKKNAKDWFYKTAHQFGLGKVTGIDLPNEVAGRVPDRQWKLDYWKANKDAWCKYGKKGGSYAQQIAYENCLEGNRMRAGDSVNYSIGQGDTLVTPIQMATIYGAISNGGTLYDPTVGKAIISPDGKTVQEIKPKSHGKLPMTRKTRDAIDGALAGVATRGSAAWRFGGWPQDKIPLHAKTGTAEVYGKQTTSWFTTYTKDYTVVMTISQGGTGSGASAPAVRKIYNALYGISEDGTIDKKKALLYSPQKSLPKIEADGSIDSPKVEKYPAKEEQASEEGGQQPVSGDDPAATVPNPNTGDNRDARRRSARPRKRRRTLT; from the coding sequence GTGACCAACATCCCGGAGACCGGCCGGACCCCAAGGGTCCAGATCCGGCTCGTCGTCATCCAGATCCTCGTGCTCTCGCTCCTGGGCACTCTCGGCGGGCGCCTGTGGTACCTCCAGATCCGCAACGGCGACGAGTACGCCAAGGAGGCCTCCGGCAACCACGTCCAGCAGGTCGTCAGCCCCGCCGTGCGCGGCTCGATCCTGGACGCCCGCGGAGTGCCGATCGCCGACAACGAGACGCGGCTCGTGGTCTCCGCGTCCCGCACCGAACTGCTGAAGATGAAGGACGACGGCGACGCCGTCCTCACCAAGCTCGCACGCGTCCTCGGCATGAAGGCCAAGGACGTGATGGACAAGGTCCGGCTGTGCGACTCGAAGACGCCGCAGCCGTGCTGGAACGGCTCGCCCTACCAGCCGATCCCCATCACCGACGAGGCCACGGCCAAGCAGGCGCTGCAGATCCGCGAGCGTGCCGAGGACTTCCCCGGCATCACCGCCGAGCCGCAGGCCGTCCGCCGCTACGCCGCCCCCGGCGAGGCCAACACCGCGCAGGTCCTCGGCTATCTCTCGCCCGTCACCGACGAGGAGATCACCAAGGCCAAGGACACCGACTCGCCGTATCTGCGCTCCGACCAGGTCGGCCGCTCGGGCCTCGAGCGCGAGTACGACAAGGAACTGCGCGGCAAGGCCGGTGTCACCCGCTACGAGGTCGACAATCTCGGCCGCGTCATCGGCCAGGCCAAGAGCGACGAGGCCGAGCCCGGTGCCAACGTCGTCACCAGCATCGACTCCCGCGTCCAGCGCGTCGCCGAGTACGAGCTGAACGAGGCGATGAAGGACGCCCGCGACGAATTCGACGACAACACCGGCGAGAACTACAAGGCCGACTCCGGAGCGGTCGTCGTCATGGAGGCCAAGACCGGCCGTGTCGTCGCGATGGCGTCCAACCCGTCGTACGACCCGAACGCCTGGGTCGGCGGCATCTCCGGCAAGGACTACGCCAAGCTCACCGGCAAGGGCTCCAACTACCCGCTCCTGAACCGCGCGATCCAGGGCCAGTCCGCCCCCGGCTCCGTCTTCAAGGTCATCCCGACGGCCGCCGCGGTCAACGCGGGCTACTCCTTCGACGGCCCCTACGAGTGCTCCAGCTCGTACTCCATCGGCGGCCAGGTCTTCAAGAACTTCGAGTCGAAGGGGTACGGCCCGATCAGCCTCGGCCGCGCCCTTGAGGTCTCCTGCGACACCGTCTTCTACCGGCTCTCCCACGAGGAGTGGAAGCGGGACGGCGGCATCAAGCCGAAGAAGAACGCCAAGGACTGGTTCTACAAGACGGCCCACCAGTTCGGCCTCGGCAAGGTGACCGGCATCGACCTGCCGAACGAGGTCGCCGGCCGCGTCCCCGACCGCCAGTGGAAGCTGGACTACTGGAAGGCGAACAAGGACGCCTGGTGCAAGTACGGCAAGAAGGGCGGCTCGTACGCCCAGCAGATCGCGTACGAGAACTGCCTCGAAGGCAACCGGATGCGTGCCGGTGACTCCGTCAACTACTCCATCGGCCAGGGTGACACGCTCGTCACCCCGATCCAGATGGCGACGATCTACGGGGCGATTTCCAACGGCGGCACCCTCTACGACCCGACCGTCGGCAAGGCGATCATCAGCCCCGACGGCAAGACGGTCCAGGAGATCAAGCCGAAGTCGCACGGCAAGCTGCCGATGACGCGGAAGACGCGCGACGCCATAGACGGTGCCCTCGCGGGAGTCGCGACCCGCGGTTCGGCCGCCTGGCGGTTCGGCGGCTGGCCGCAGGACAAGATCCCGCTGCACGCCAAGACGGGTACGGCCGAGGTCTACGGCAAGCAGACGACCTCGTGGTTCACCACGTACACCAAGGACTACACGGTCGTCATGACCATCTCCCAGGGTGGTACGGGCTCCGGTGCCTCGGCCCCCGCCGTGCGCAAGATCTACAACGCGCTGTACGGCATCTCCGAGGACGGCACGATCGACAAGAAGAAGGCCCTGCTCTACAGCCCGCAGAAGAGCCTCCCGAAGATCGAGGCCGACGGTTCGATCGACTCCCCGAAGGTCGAGAAGTACCCGGCCAAAGAGGAGCAGGCCTCCGAGGAGGGCGGGCAGCAGCCGGTGTCCGGTGACGACCCGGCCGCCACCGTGCCCAACCCCAACACCGGTGACAACCGCGACGCCCGAAGGCGCTCGGCCCGCCCGAGGAAGAGGCGGAGGACGCTCACATGA
- the rodA gene encoding rod shape-determining protein RodA, with product MTGANGFSVSGYGPERSSWSRLFARDSLARRLDWPILFSAIALSLIGAALVYSATRNRTELNQGDPYYFLFRHLLNTGIGFALMIGTVWLGHRTLRTAVPILYGISVFLILLVLTPLGATINGAHAWIVIGGGFSLQPSEFVKITIILGMAMLLAARVDAGDKPYPDHRTVLQSLGLAAVPILIVLLMPDLGSVMVMVIVVLGVLLASGASNRWVFGLIGAGALGAIAVWQLKILDEYQINRFAAFANPELDPAGVGYNTNQARIAIGSGGLFGTGLGKGSQTTGQFVPEQQTDFVFTVAGEELGFVGAGLILVLLGIVLWRACRIARETTELYGTIVAAGIIAWFAFQSFENVGMTLGIMPVAGLPLPFVSYGGSSMFAVWVAVGLLQSIRVQRPMSA from the coding sequence ATGACCGGCGCGAACGGATTCTCCGTCTCCGGATACGGACCCGAACGCTCCAGCTGGTCGCGGCTGTTCGCCCGCGACTCGCTGGCCCGCAGGCTCGACTGGCCGATACTGTTCTCGGCCATCGCGCTCTCCCTGATCGGCGCGGCCCTCGTCTACTCGGCGACCCGCAACCGCACCGAGCTCAACCAGGGCGACCCGTACTACTTCCTGTTCCGGCATCTGCTCAACACGGGCATCGGCTTCGCCCTGATGATCGGCACGGTCTGGCTCGGCCACCGCACCCTGCGCACGGCCGTACCGATCCTGTACGGGATCTCCGTCTTCCTGATCCTGCTTGTGCTGACCCCGCTCGGCGCGACCATCAACGGCGCGCACGCGTGGATCGTCATCGGCGGCGGCTTCTCGCTCCAGCCCTCCGAGTTCGTGAAGATCACGATCATCCTGGGCATGGCGATGCTGCTCGCTGCCCGGGTCGACGCCGGAGACAAGCCCTACCCCGACCACCGCACGGTTCTGCAGTCCCTGGGTCTGGCCGCCGTACCGATACTGATCGTGCTGCTCATGCCCGACCTCGGCTCGGTCATGGTCATGGTGATCGTCGTGCTGGGTGTGCTGCTCGCCTCCGGCGCCTCCAACCGCTGGGTCTTCGGGTTGATCGGCGCCGGCGCCCTCGGCGCGATCGCGGTCTGGCAGCTCAAGATCCTCGACGAGTACCAGATCAACCGCTTCGCGGCCTTCGCCAACCCCGAGCTCGACCCGGCGGGCGTCGGCTACAACACCAACCAGGCGCGTATCGCGATCGGCTCCGGCGGTCTCTTCGGCACCGGCCTCGGCAAGGGTTCGCAGACCACGGGCCAGTTCGTGCCCGAGCAGCAGACGGACTTCGTCTTCACGGTCGCGGGCGAGGAGCTCGGCTTCGTCGGCGCCGGACTGATCCTGGTCCTGCTGGGCATCGTGCTGTGGCGGGCCTGCCGCATCGCCCGCGAGACGACCGAGCTGTACGGCACGATCGTCGCCGCCGGGATCATCGCCTGGTTCGCCTTCCAGTCGTTCGAGAACGTCGGCATGACCCTCGGCATCATGCCGGTGGCGGGTCTACCACTGCCTTTCGTGTCCTACGGAGGCTCTTCGATGTTCGCCGTCTGGGTGGCCGTGGGACTCCTGCAATCGATCCGCGTCCAACGACCGATGTCGGCCTAG
- a CDS encoding CYTH and CHAD domain-containing protein has product MADTKREIERKYEADESAGLSDLPDLTKVSGVSAVIDKGVAELDATYYDTPDQRLAAASLTLRRRTGGDDAGWHLKLPVSEGVRDEIHAPLSDTVPRTLGGLVRSRVRDAELVPVVRLRSARDIRHLVDDSGGLLAEISVDRVHAERLSGGDGTTEWTEIEVELADDGDPAFLDKVEKKLRKAGVSRSKSASKLARALGETGQAPRKQAVVEAAPVTSGDHVLAYVRAQRDAIIELDPAVRRDVYDSVHSMRVATRRMRSAFRSYGKILDRAVTDPIGDELKWLAGELGVDRDQEVLTERLTAALAALPRAQLTGPVRTRIRTWSHARRSGSRRRLIAVLDGRRYLDLLTALDTLLATPPLLKAASGEPEKVISKAVHKDFDKLSGLIAEAIDSPPGPDRDLAIHEARKKAKRTRYSAEAATPALGKPAKSLTSDMKSLQNLLGEHQDSVMAREALRDVATQAHAAGENAFTYGVLYGREERAAEGVEAGLPGAWETIRSGTVF; this is encoded by the coding sequence ATGGCGGACACAAAGCGGGAGATCGAGCGTAAATACGAAGCCGATGAGAGCGCCGGACTGTCGGATCTGCCGGACCTGACAAAGGTCTCCGGCGTCTCGGCCGTCATCGACAAGGGCGTCGCCGAACTCGACGCGACCTACTACGACACGCCCGATCAACGGCTCGCCGCCGCGTCGCTCACCCTGCGCCGCCGCACCGGGGGCGACGACGCGGGCTGGCACCTGAAACTGCCGGTCTCCGAAGGCGTACGGGACGAGATCCACGCCCCGCTCTCCGACACCGTGCCCCGGACGCTCGGCGGGCTCGTCCGCTCCCGGGTGCGCGACGCCGAACTGGTCCCCGTCGTGCGGCTGCGGTCGGCCCGTGACATCCGCCACCTCGTCGACGACTCCGGGGGCCTGCTCGCCGAGATCAGTGTCGACCGCGTACACGCCGAGCGGCTCAGCGGCGGCGACGGCACCACCGAATGGACCGAGATCGAGGTCGAGCTGGCCGACGACGGCGACCCCGCCTTCCTCGACAAGGTCGAGAAGAAACTCCGCAAGGCCGGCGTCTCCCGCTCCAAGTCCGCGTCCAAGCTGGCCAGGGCCCTCGGGGAGACGGGCCAGGCGCCCCGCAAGCAGGCCGTCGTGGAAGCGGCACCCGTCACCTCGGGCGACCACGTCCTCGCGTACGTACGGGCCCAGCGCGACGCGATCATCGAGCTCGACCCCGCCGTCCGGCGCGACGTGTACGACTCCGTGCACAGCATGCGCGTCGCCACCCGCCGGATGCGCAGCGCCTTCCGCTCGTACGGGAAGATCCTGGACCGGGCCGTCACAGACCCGATCGGCGACGAGCTGAAGTGGCTGGCCGGGGAACTGGGCGTCGACCGTGACCAGGAGGTCCTGACCGAGCGGCTGACGGCGGCCCTCGCCGCACTCCCGCGTGCCCAGCTCACCGGGCCGGTCCGCACCCGGATCCGCACCTGGTCGCACGCCCGCCGCTCCGGCTCCCGGCGCCGGCTGATCGCGGTCCTCGACGGCAGGCGCTACCTGGACCTGCTCACCGCCCTGGACACGCTCCTCGCCACTCCGCCGCTGCTCAAGGCCGCCTCGGGCGAACCGGAAAAGGTGATCTCCAAGGCCGTGCACAAGGACTTCGACAAGCTGTCCGGACTGATCGCGGAAGCCATCGACTCTCCGCCGGGCCCGGACCGTGACCTCGCGATCCACGAGGCCCGCAAGAAGGCCAAGCGCACCCGGTACTCGGCGGAGGCGGCCACCCCCGCCCTCGGCAAACCCGCGAAGAGCCTGACGAGCGACATGAAGTCCCTGCAGAACCTGCTCGGCGAGCACCAGGACAGCGTCATGGCCCGTGAGGCCCTGCGCGACGTCGCGACCCAGGCGCACGCGGCGGGGGAGAACGCCTTCACGTACGGGGTGCTGTACGGGCGTGAGGAGCGGGCGGCGGAGGGCGTCGAGGCCGGGCTGCCGGGGGCGTGGGAGACGATCCGGAGCGGGACGGTGTTCTGA